A DNA window from Impatiens glandulifera chromosome 7, dImpGla2.1, whole genome shotgun sequence contains the following coding sequences:
- the LOC124946253 gene encoding putative uncharacterized protein DDB_G0282133, giving the protein MAISIQSLCLFLIIAIFGSIMSDARESIFFHKATPKQFNIDSQTTSSNSHVSLLQSDAIEKANKFGLDSNSPVDDLPTLYSNKIDEEEEDDDDDEEVSESQPNSFEGNNVNSYNNEDTSPISYGKSYISQSENDTPKSGVQAYPYGIGETHKLGDDDDNREDDNQKQGDMENPFINEDDEVSKDTNFVENRKNSIDTNRYTRKSSNNQYKVEKQGMSDTRFMENGKYFYNVNKNPYSYENNKMYNSYQGQVGVNNNDDNYYDLRTKEKANRFDPTNEFDNEENF; this is encoded by the coding sequence ATGGCTATCTCTATTCAATCTCTTTGTTTGTTTCTCATCATAGCCATTTTCGGCTCTATAATGTCCGATGCTAGAGAAAGCATATTCTTCCATAAGGCCACTCCCAAACAATTCAATATCGATTCCCAAACCACTTCTTCCAATTCTCATGTTTCGTTACTTCAATCCGACGCCATCGAAAAAGCCAACAAATTCGGTCTAGATTCCAATAGTCCCGTCGATGATCTTCCCACCCTTTATTCTAACAAgatcgatgaagaagaagaagatgacgaCGACGATGAGGAGGTTTCGGAGAGCCAACCAAATAGTTTTGAAGGAAACAACGTTAATTCCTACAACAACGAGGATACAAGTCCAATTTCATATGGAAAGTCATACATTAGCCAATCCGAAAATGACACTCCCAAATCGGGTGTTCAGGCATATCCATATGGAATTGGGGAGACACATAAGTTGGGCGATGATGATGATAACCGAGAAGATGATAATCAGAAACAAGGTGATATGGAGAATCCCTTCATTAATGAGGACGATGAGGTATCGAAAGATACTAACTTTGTTGAGAACCGCAAAAACAGCATCGACACCAATCGTTATACGAGGAAATCTAGTAACAATCAGTACAAGGTTGAGAAACAAGGAATGAGCGATACGAGGTTTATGGAGAACGGTAAGTATTTTTACAATGTGAACAAAAATCCTTATAGTTATGAAAACAATAAGATGTACAATTCATATCAAGGGCAAGTTGGCGTCAACAATAATGATGACAATTATTATGATTTAAGAACAAAGGAAAAGGCCAACCGTTTCGATCCTACCAATGAATTTGACAATGAGGAAAATTTCtag
- the LOC124946254 gene encoding tyrosine aminotransferase-like, producing the protein MHRVGLKQWGFKGNDNLKAAESGITIRGVVNDIKSNLNSSDSRPVIHLGNGDPSSFCGFRTTSIAEDAVEASLRSAKFNGYAPSVGLLPARNADFLFLFYKYRAVAEYLSKDLKDKITSNDVYLTIGSSQAIEVILSVLSCPKANILLPRPGYPMYEAHSAICHLEVRHFDLIPEKDWEVDLDQVENIADENTVAIVIINPGNPCGNVFTYQHSKKIAETARKLGILVIADEVYGHLAFGSNPFEPMGNFGSIAPVITVGSISKRWIVPGWRLGWLVTNDPQGILKKHGIIDSINGFMNISSNPTTLIQGALPQILLRTNDDFFSNIIDILREAANVSYHFIKNIPSITCHNKPEGSMFIMVKIDVSMLDDILDDMEFCTKLANEESVVILPGVAVGLKNWLRISLAIDPESLIEGLGRLKEFCMRHAKKK; encoded by the exons ATGCATAGAGTCGGCTTGAAACAATGGGGCTTCAAGGGAAACGATAATTTGAAAGCGGCCGAATCTGGTATCACTATACGAGGCGTTGTTAACGATATCAAGTCGAATCTCAATTCATCGGATTCGAGGCCCGTTATTCATCTTGGCAATGGAGATCCTTCTTCTTTTTGTGGCTTTCGAACCACTTCGATAGCTGAGGATGCTGTAGAAGCCTCTTTGCGATCTGCTAAATTTAATGGTTATGCTCCCTCTGTTGGCCTTCTACCCGCTAGAAA TgctgattttttatttttattttacaaatataggGCGGTAGCTGAGTATCTATCGAAGGATCTTAAAGACAAGATAACATCAAATGATGTTTATCTAACAATTGGTAGCTCACAAGCAATTGAAGTTATATTATCAGTACTTTCATGTCCAAAAGCAAACATCCTTCTTCCAAGACCAGGCTACCCCATGTATGAAGCCCATTCAGCAATATGTCATCTTGAAGTTCGTCATTTTGATCTTATACCAGAGAAAGATTGGGAGGTTGATCTTGATCAAGTTGAAAATATTGCAGATGAAAACACTGTTgctattgttattattaatccTGGAAATCCTTGTGGAAATGTCTTCACATACCAACACTCGAAAAAG ATTGCTGAGACGGCACGAAAATTAGGAATATTGGTAATTGCTGATGAAGTCTATGGTCATCTTGCATTTGGGAGTAACCCTTTTGAACCTATGGGAAATTTTGGTTCGATTGCGCCCGTGATTACGGTTGGCTCAATATCTAAGAGGTGGATAGTTCCCGGTTGGCGGTTAGGTTGGCTCGTGACGAATGATCCACAAGGCATTCTTAAAAAACATGGG ATTATTGATTCTATTAATGGATTCATGAATATTTCTTCTAATCCAACAACTCTTATTCAG GGAGCTCTTCCTCAAATCCTACTTAGGACAAATGATGATTTCTTTTCTAATATTATTGATATCTTGAGAGAAGCAGCAAATGTTTCCTATcattttataaagaatattcCTAGCATCACTTGTCATAACAAACCAGAAGGCTCCATGTTTATAATG GTGAAAATCGATGTGTCGATGCTAGATGACATATTGGATGACATGGAATTTTGTACAAAACTAGCTAATGAAGAATCTGTAGTGATTTTACCAG GAGTTGCGGTGGGATTGAAGAACTGGTTGCGGATATCATTAGCCATAGATCCAGAATCTCTTATAGAAGGCCTTGGCAGATTGAAAGAGTTCTGCATGAGACATGCCAAAAAGAAATGA